The following nucleotide sequence is from Candidatus Polarisedimenticolia bacterium.
GGAGGTGCTCGTGCGCCTGAAGAAGGCGGGGCTCGACTCGATCCCGGGAGGCGGCGCCGAGATCCTGGTCGACTCGGTGCGCGACCGCATGGCGCCCCTGAAGGTCGGGGCGGACGCCTGGCTGCGGGTGATGGATTGCGCGCACCGCCTCGGCATCCCCTCCACCGTCACCATGATGTTCGGACACGTCGAATCGCTGGACGATCGGGTGGAGCACCTGGTGCGGGTGCGCGACCAGCAGGATGCCACCGGCGGGTTCACGGCGTTCATCGCCTGGACCTACAAGCCGGGCAACACCGAGATGGGCGGCCGCGAGACCACCTCCGCCGATTACCTGCGCACCCAGGCGATTGCCCGGCTGTTCGTGGACAACATCCCCAACCTTCAGTCCTCCTGGGTCACGCAGGGGACCCAGATCGGCCAGATCGCGCTCAAGTATGGCGCCAACGACATGGGCTCGGTGATGATCGAGGAGAACGTCGTGCGCTCCGCCGGCAACACCTTCTGCACCACGCGCGACGAGCTGGAGCGGCTGATCGAAGAGGCCGGCTACCATCCGCGCCAGCGCGACACCCTCTACCGCCTCGTGGACCCGCGCCCCATCCCGCCGCAGGGCGCGCAGCCTGCCGCCAATCTGCGCCGGCCCGAGACCCGCATCCCGCGGGTCGCCCGGGCTTCGGCCTGATTCCCTCGTGGCCGTCCCGCTGCTCGATCTGAAGGCCCAGTACCGGACTCTCGAGCCCGAGATGGGCACGGCCCTCCGGCGCGTCTTCGAGTCGCAGCAGTTCGTCCTGGGAGAGGAGGTGGCCGCCTTCGAACGGGAGATTTCCGCCCGCCTCGGCGGCGTCCATGCGGTGGGGGTCGCCTCGGGCACCGACGCGCTGCTGCTGGCGCTGATGGCGCTGGACATCGGCGAGAAGAAGGATGAGGTGCTCACCTCTCCCTTCTCGTTTTTCGCCACGGCCGGGGCAATCCATCGGGCGGGGGCGAAGCCGGTCTTCGTCGATATTGATCCCGGGACCTTCCTGCTGCGTCCCGAGCTCGTCGAGAAGGCGATCACGCCGCGCTCGCGCGCCGTCATGCCGGTGCACCTCTTCGGCCAGATGGCCGACATGGAAGCGCTGCATTCCCTGGCGAGCCGTCACCGCCTCGCGGTGATCGAGGATGCGGCCCAGGCGCTGGGGGCCAGCTCCGGCGACGAGGGCCAGGCAGCTCAGGCGGGCGTCTCGGGAACCTTCGGCTGCTTTTCTTTCTTCCCCTCGAAGAATCTGGGGGGGGCGGGAGACGGCGGATTGGTGACGACGCGTGACGCGGCGCTGGCGGAGCGCGTGCGCAGCCTGCGCCAGCACGGCGAAGAGGCACAGTACATCCATCGCAGCGTGGGCCTCAACAGCCGCCTGGACGCGGTGCAGGCCGCGGTGCTGCGCGTCAAGCTCGCCCACCTGGAGGACTGGAACGCGGGGCGCGCGGCGAACGCGCGGCGCTACGAGGCGCTGTTCCGCGAGGCGGGCCTGGCGGGCGAGGGTGGACCCGTCACGCTGCCGCGCACGCGTCCCGGCGCCCGCCACATCTTTCACCAGTACGTGATTCGGGCGCGGCGCCGCGACGATCTCAAGACAGCGCTCAAAAAGGCCGGTATCGGCTGTGCCGTCTACTATCCTTTGCCGCTCCACCTGCAGGAATGCTTCGCCTATCTGGGGTATCACAAGGGGGATTTCCCCGCCGCGGAAGCGGCGGCGCATGAGGTTCTCGCCCTCCCGATCTATCCCGAGCTGAGCGCCGCCATGCAGCGCGAAGTGGTCGCCGCAGTGGCTGATTTCTACGCATCTCCCGCCTGAAATGGCACGGCGCAGAAATTGACTCTCCTCGGGAATCATTGTATAAACTCACGCGTTCCGGACGTTTAGGCGTCTGCTCCACTTGAAGGGACGCGTCGCGAGGCCTCTTGGGGCCTTCGTCGGGGCGGGTTTCCCCGTTTCCCAGTTTGCGAGGCCACGAGGTCCCATGCAGGAGCCGTTCCCTCCCCCGGAAGGGGTGCTCTCTTCGCAGGAAGTCTTTGAATCCTCCGAGGCGACCGAGCGCCTCACCAAGACCGTCATCTTCCTCGCCTTCAGCCTCATCGTCTTGTCCGCTTTCCTCAGCGGCTCCTTCGAGCGGGCCCAGTACTGGTACAACCTGAACTTTGTCTCCCGCTATCTGTCGCTCCCGCTCGTCGTCTACAGCGTCCTCATGATGCTGCATCTCCCCTACCGGGCAATCCTTTGCTTCCTCTACAAGCCTTTTCCTCTCAGCGATGAGCTGCCGACCGTGAGCGTCGTGATCCCGGCGTTCAACGAGGGGGCAATGGTCTACAAGGCCATCGAGTCGAGCATCCTGTCCGATTACCCGGCGGACAAGCTGGAGATCCTCTGCATCGACGACGGCTCCACCGACGACACCTGGGAGTACATTCGCCGCGCGGCCGAGCGGCATCCCGGCAAGATCCGGATGTTCCGCCATGCGCGCAACCGCGGCAAGCGGCAGGCGCTGGCCACCGGATTCGGAAATTCCCAGGGGGAAATCCTGGTGACCATGGACTCGGACAGCGTAATCGCCCCGGACGGGCTGCGCCACCTGGTCGCCCCGTTCGCCGACGATAAGGTCGGCGCGGCGACCGCCAAGGTGAGGGTGTTCAACAAGCACCAGAACTTCCTGACCCGCATGCTGGCGGTGCGCTACATCATGGCCTTCGAGTTCTTCCGCGCCTCGACGTCGGTCTTCCGGACGGTCATGTGCTGCTCCGGGGTGCTTTCCGCCTACCGGCGTCGCGTCGTCGAGCGTTTCCTGGACCGCTGGCTGTCGCAGGAGTTCATGGGGCAGATCTGCACCTACGGCGACGACAGGGCCCTCACCAATTTCGTACTGAGGGAAGGCTTCGACACGGTCTACCAGAGGACGGCGGAGGTCCAGACGCTCGCCCCCGCGACGCTGGGGAAGCTGGCCCGCATGCTCACCCGCTGGCACAAGAGCTTCTTCCGGGAGAGCATGATCTTCTCGACCTTCATGTTCACGCGCTACCGGGACCGGCACCGGGCCCCCGCCGTGTTCGACTTCCTTCTGACCGCGATCCTGATCCCCTTCCAGTTCTACATCACCCTCTATTCGCTGTATCACATCTTCGTCGACCCGATCCTCATCCTGCGCTTTCTGGCCCTCATCGTGATCATGGGGGCGACCTACATGCTCTTCTACATCCGCTTCGAGCGGAACAGCGATTTCCTGTACGGGGTGCTTTATTCCTTCCTGCACGTCTTTTTCCTGATGTGGACCATTCCCTACGCCGTCCTCACCTTTCGCAACAACTCCTGGCTGACTCGCTGAGGCAGGGGATTCCGGCCTCCCCCGCGGCGGATGCCGTCACGCCCGCCGGCCTTGTCGATTCCGAGACGGCTGTGTAAGATTCTCCGCGAATCCGTTTCGGACTTTCCCGCATCCCAACGAGGCAGCGCATGCCGGTCACCGACCTGGACGCCACCCTGGTGGAGCAAGCCCGTGGCGGGGACCCTGCCGCGTTCGAAGAGCTCATGCTCCGCTATGAGGACAAGGTCTATCGCCTGGCCATGGGGATGATGAAGAACCGCGAGGATGCCCTCGACGCCGTCCAGGACGCCTTTCTCAGCGTCTTCCGGAAGCTCGACACTTTCAAGGGCGAGTCGGCCTTTTCCACGTGGCTCTACCGGATTGCCATGAACTCGGTCTACATGCGGCTGCGCTCGCGCTCGCGGCACGATCGGACCCAGCCTCTGGAGGATCTCGAGCAGTTACTTGACCCCGCCCGGATCCGCGAGCTCGTGCCCCATTCCGGCTGGAGCGCGCGCGCCGACGACGAGCTGCTGCGCAAGGAGCTGGGCCGCGAGCT
It contains:
- the mqnC gene encoding cyclic dehypoxanthinyl futalosine synthase produces the protein MSRTTPEAARILEKSVCGERLEAAEARRLFDEAELIDLALAADAVRDRLHPERAVTYIVDRNINYTNYCVTKCAFCAFYRAPGDEVEGYVHPKSVLFEKIDETLALGGTGILLQGGHHPTLPLEWYEDLLASFRERYPVLHLHAFSPPEIQHLVHVSKRPLEEVLVRLKKAGLDSIPGGGAEILVDSVRDRMAPLKVGADAWLRVMDCAHRLGIPSTVTMMFGHVESLDDRVEHLVRVRDQQDATGGFTAFIAWTYKPGNTEMGGRETTSADYLRTQAIARLFVDNIPNLQSSWVTQGTQIGQIALKYGANDMGSVMIEENVVRSAGNTFCTTRDELERLIEEAGYHPRQRDTLYRLVDPRPIPPQGAQPAANLRRPETRIPRVARASA
- a CDS encoding DegT/DnrJ/EryC1/StrS family aminotransferase; its protein translation is MAVPLLDLKAQYRTLEPEMGTALRRVFESQQFVLGEEVAAFEREISARLGGVHAVGVASGTDALLLALMALDIGEKKDEVLTSPFSFFATAGAIHRAGAKPVFVDIDPGTFLLRPELVEKAITPRSRAVMPVHLFGQMADMEALHSLASRHRLAVIEDAAQALGASSGDEGQAAQAGVSGTFGCFSFFPSKNLGGAGDGGLVTTRDAALAERVRSLRQHGEEAQYIHRSVGLNSRLDAVQAAVLRVKLAHLEDWNAGRAANARRYEALFREAGLAGEGGPVTLPRTRPGARHIFHQYVIRARRRDDLKTALKKAGIGCAVYYPLPLHLQECFAYLGYHKGDFPAAEAAAHEVLALPIYPELSAAMQREVVAAVADFYASPA
- a CDS encoding glycosyltransferase; protein product: MQEPFPPPEGVLSSQEVFESSEATERLTKTVIFLAFSLIVLSAFLSGSFERAQYWYNLNFVSRYLSLPLVVYSVLMMLHLPYRAILCFLYKPFPLSDELPTVSVVIPAFNEGAMVYKAIESSILSDYPADKLEILCIDDGSTDDTWEYIRRAAERHPGKIRMFRHARNRGKRQALATGFGNSQGEILVTMDSDSVIAPDGLRHLVAPFADDKVGAATAKVRVFNKHQNFLTRMLAVRYIMAFEFFRASTSVFRTVMCCSGVLSAYRRRVVERFLDRWLSQEFMGQICTYGDDRALTNFVLREGFDTVYQRTAEVQTLAPATLGKLARMLTRWHKSFFRESMIFSTFMFTRYRDRHRAPAVFDFLLTAILIPFQFYITLYSLYHIFVDPILILRFLALIVIMGATYMLFYIRFERNSDFLYGVLYSFLHVFFLMWTIPYAVLTFRNNSWLTR
- a CDS encoding sigma-70 family RNA polymerase sigma factor — its product is MPVTDLDATLVEQARGGDPAAFEELMLRYEDKVYRLAMGMMKNREDALDAVQDAFLSVFRKLDTFKGESAFSTWLYRIAMNSVYMRLRSRSRHDRTQPLEDLEQLLDPARIRELVPHSGWSARADDELLRKELGRELREAVASLPEEYRAIFTLREVEDLSNQEVADILGLSLAATKTRLHRARLFLRHRLAKYLQGNAA